From Nitrospirota bacterium, the proteins below share one genomic window:
- a CDS encoding alpha/beta fold hydrolase, producing the protein MTIVPRLWPRRDLLRDVPVEARLFSVAKDTKLLGFCHWHKDKKACRTAVLVHGLEGCSESHYMRGIAAKAWRAGLNVVRLNQRNCGGTEALTPTLYNSGLSADYKAVVEELANVDGLSDIWLVGYSMGGNLVLKTAGEAGADLPALRGVLAVCPNIDPAACVNALEQPRNRLYHSYFLKRLKARMRRKAALFPGKFDLSDLRAIGTMREFDDRYTAPDGGYRDAADYYERAGARHVLAQVRVPTVIMTAQDDPFIPYITFQTSSLRNNPRIRLIAPVHGGHCGFFQRLKPCEDRYWVENRLVEVMAKDLRQSEAAGRCSRR; encoded by the coding sequence ATGACCATCGTACCGCGCCTGTGGCCTCGCCGAGATCTTTTGCGCGACGTGCCGGTAGAGGCGCGGCTATTTTCCGTCGCGAAGGACACCAAACTGCTCGGTTTCTGCCATTGGCACAAAGACAAGAAGGCCTGCCGGACCGCCGTGCTGGTGCACGGGTTGGAGGGCTGCAGCGAATCGCACTACATGCGCGGGATCGCTGCAAAGGCCTGGCGGGCAGGCCTGAACGTCGTGCGGTTGAACCAGCGTAACTGCGGAGGAACCGAGGCCCTGACTCCGACGTTGTACAACAGCGGGCTCAGTGCGGATTACAAGGCCGTGGTCGAGGAACTGGCGAATGTCGACGGGCTGTCGGACATCTGGCTGGTCGGGTATTCCATGGGCGGCAATCTTGTTTTGAAGACGGCAGGCGAGGCGGGAGCCGATTTGCCCGCGCTGCGAGGCGTGTTGGCCGTTTGCCCCAATATCGATCCGGCGGCCTGCGTCAACGCGCTGGAACAGCCACGCAATCGTCTGTACCATTCCTACTTTCTGAAACGCCTGAAGGCCAGAATGCGACGCAAGGCGGCGCTGTTTCCCGGCAAGTTCGACCTGTCGGACTTGCGGGCCATCGGCACGATGCGGGAATTTGACGACCGGTACACGGCGCCGGACGGCGGCTATCGCGATGCTGCCGACTATTACGAGCGCGCCGGCGCACGGCATGTGCTTGCTCAGGTCCGCGTGCCGACCGTTATCATGACCGCTCAAGACGACCCCTTTATCCCCTACATCACGTTCCAGACGTCCTCCCTGCGCAACAATCCCCGCATCAGGCTGATCGCGCCCGTGCACGGAGGGCACTGCGGTTTTTTCCAACGCCTCAAACCGTGTGAGGACCGCTATTGGGTAGAAAACCGACTCGTGGAGGTCATGGCGAAGGACCTCCGGCAATCTGAAGCGGCTGGGCGTTGCTCCCGCCGATGA
- a CDS encoding 2-oxoacid:acceptor oxidoreductase family protein: protein MIKKRLNIRMSGLGGQGAVTAAHVMAMAANRDGKYAISNPFFGAEKRMAPAESYCRIGVERIYDRGELVFPDVIEVFHPQVITMGKSYTMPFYSGIKENGLVIINSDVPLLSEEDIQRLKDLNVAVFYIKGTQIALEIAGTELSTNMTMIGSVAGITQCVSLEALDQALQERFGKKFVASGGTASLDEAIKKKFAKKEMLLQKNLATVKRAYELGAEWAEKNNFELKVGMPAVAA, encoded by the coding sequence ATGATCAAGAAGAGACTGAATATCCGGATGTCGGGATTGGGAGGACAGGGTGCCGTGACCGCGGCTCATGTGATGGCCATGGCGGCGAACCGGGATGGGAAGTACGCGATTTCCAATCCGTTCTTCGGCGCGGAAAAACGGATGGCTCCGGCCGAGAGTTACTGCCGCATCGGGGTCGAGCGTATCTATGACCGCGGCGAACTGGTGTTTCCCGATGTGATCGAAGTGTTCCACCCCCAGGTGATCACGATGGGGAAGAGTTACACCATGCCGTTCTACTCCGGCATCAAAGAAAACGGGCTGGTGATCATCAACTCGGACGTACCGCTGTTGTCCGAGGAAGACATCCAACGGCTGAAAGATCTGAACGTGGCGGTGTTTTACATCAAGGGGACGCAGATCGCCCTGGAGATCGCGGGAACCGAGTTGTCCACGAACATGACCATGATCGGATCGGTGGCCGGCATCACCCAATGCGTCTCGTTGGAGGCTCTGGATCAGGCGCTTCAGGAACGGTTCGGCAAAAAGTTCGTGGCATCCGGCGGCACGGCATCGTTGGACGAAGCGATCAAGAAAAAGTTTGCCAAGAAAGAAATGTTGCTGCAGAAAAACCTCGCGACCGTGAAGCGCGCCTATGAGTTGGGCGCGGAATGGGCCGAGAAGAACAACTTCGAGCTCAAGGTCGGGATGCCGGCCGTGGCAGCCTAA
- a CDS encoding pyruvate ferredoxin oxidoreductase translates to MYNVAQVIEEKCVAKKGCRLCIMYCPEANCLDLNVAKMVAEVNITRCKGCELCVVVCNAAKHQAIEMCAVSANGELLSRKGESAALGQAYQG, encoded by the coding sequence ATGTATAATGTCGCGCAAGTCATCGAAGAAAAATGCGTAGCCAAGAAGGGCTGCCGTCTGTGCATCATGTACTGTCCCGAGGCGAACTGCCTCGATCTCAACGTCGCGAAAATGGTCGCCGAAGTGAACATCACCCGCTGCAAAGGCTGCGAACTCTGCGTCGTGGTCTGCAACGCCGCCAAGCACCAGGCAATCGAGATGTGCGCAGTCAGCGCCAACGGGGAGTTGCTTTCGAGAAAAGGCGAATCCGCGGCCCTGGGCCAAGCCTACCAGGGCTGA